The proteins below come from a single Kryptolebias marmoratus isolate JLee-2015 linkage group LG12, ASM164957v2, whole genome shotgun sequence genomic window:
- the tubg1 gene encoding tubulin gamma-1 chain → MPREIITLQLGQCGNQIGFEFWKQLCAEHGISPEGIVEEFATEGTDRKDVFFYQADDEHYIPRAVLLDLEPRVIHSILNSPYANLYNPENIYLSEHGGGAGNNWASGYSQGKKIQEDIFDIIDREADGSDSLEGFVLCHSIAGGTGSGLGSYLLEKLNDRYPKKLVQTYSVFPNQDEMSDVVVQPYNSLLTLKRLTQNADCVVVLDNTALNRIATDRLHIQNPSFSQINQLVSTIMSASTTTLRYPGYMNNDLIGLIASLIPTPRLHFLMTGYTPLTTDQSVASVRKTTVLDVMRRLLQPKNVMVSTGRERQPSHCYIAILNIIQGEVDPTQVHKSLQRIRERKLANFIPWGPASIQVALSRRSPYLASAHRVSGLMMANHTSISSLFERTCRQYDKLRKREAFLEQFRKEDIFKDNFDELDNSREVVQQLVDEYTAATRPDYISWGTQEQ, encoded by the exons ATGCCGCGGGAAATAATAACGCTTCAGCTCGGACAGTGTGGAAATCAAA tCGGTTTCGAGTTTTGGAAGCAGCTATGTGCAGAACATGGCATCAGCCCGGAAGGCATCGTGGAGGAGTTTGCAACTGAAGGGACGGACAGAAAGGATGTGTTCTTCTATCAG GCTGATGATGAGCACTACATCCCTCGTGCGGTTCTTCTGGATCTCGAACCTCGTGTGATTCACTCCATCCTGAACTCTCCTTATGCAAACCTGTACAACCCAGAGAACATCTACTTGTCTGAGCACGGTGGAGGTGCTGGGAACAACTGGGCCAGTGGATATTCTCAG GGCAAAAAAATTCAGGAGGACATCTTTGACATCATTGATCGAGAGGCAGATGGTAGCGACAGTTTGGAG GGATTCGTTCTGTGTCACTCAATCGCAGGGGGGACCGGCTCGGGACTGGGATCGTACCTGCTGGAGAAACTTAATGACAG GTACCCAAAGAAGCTGGTACAGACTTACTCTGTCTTCCCGAACCAGGATGAGATGAGCGACGTGGTTGTTCAGCCATACAACTCGCTGCTCACGCTGAAGAGGCTCacccaaaatgcagactgcGTG GTGGTGCTGGATAACACGGCTCTAAATCGCATCGCCACAGACAGGTTGCATATCCAAAATCCCTCATTCTCTCAGATTAATCAGCTG GTTTCCACAATCATGTCTGCAAGCACGACCACCCTGCGTTACCCGGGTTACATGAACAACGACCTCATCGGTTTGATTGCTTCACTCATCCCCACCCCTCGCCTCCACTTCCTCATGACCGGGTACACACCGCTGACCACAGACCAGTCA GTTGCTAGTGTGAGGAAGACCACGGTGCTGGATGTGATGAGGAGGCTTCTGCAGCCCAAGAACGTGATGGTGTCCACAGGAAGAGAGAGGCAGCCCAGCCACTGCTACATCGCCATCCTCAATATCATCCAGGGAGAGGTGGACCCCACACAG GTGCATAAAAGCCTGCAAAGGATCCGGGAGCGCAAGCTTGCCAACTTCATCCCCTGGGGACCTGCCAGCATCCAGGTTGCTTTATCCAGGAGGTCCCCGTACCTGGCATCGGCTCACAGAGTCAGCGGTCTGATGATGGCCAACCACACAAGCATCTCCTCC CTGTTTGAGCGGACGTGCCGGCAGTACGACAAGCTGCGAAAGCGCGAGGCCTTCCTGGAGCAGTTTCGCAAAGAGGATATATTCAAGGACAACTTTGACGAGCTGGACAACTCTCGTGAAGTTGTCCAGCAGCTGGTAGACGAGTACACCGCCGCAACACGGCCTGATTACATTTCCTGGGGCACGCAAGAACAGTGA
- the plekhh3 gene encoding pleckstrin homology domain-containing family H member 3 → MPLQGNCWFLCCRQGFSLLGRDYGEKEEEESFELRNKEDLTPNGRSPAEVIVSQPTANGTNGHTVSQSPVKMKKLISEEKEMGLEEEPELLVKGWLLREVRGSWIKHRRYWFVLSQDSLDYYTGPEKGARRLGTLVLTSLCSVIWPDKQTFKETGYWSITVYGRKHCYRLYTKHFNEAVHWACAIQKIIDTKSPVETPTQLLIRDIEENKFNPEVVEHIYQHNPILKYTQGPLYAPLLPFPYGSLEHTYHNGKGYGSVREEAVKLFNCLQQLESALEPVPIIQGVLQTCLDLRSLRDEVYCQLVKQTSYTPSPYTAAHLRYWQLLTCMSCSFLPGPNVLKYLRFHLKRIQSQSPESEMDNYASFISEALEKTKCRECVPSWEEIQMLMNRQEMLCTIHYPGPGSCQLYINSHTTANEVVRRMQEKLGLGDSRNTFALYEQNALWEQPVPGSALIADILTSLTTKESESKSQWKLCFKLYCLMDADSISVDSIEYLFLFEQCHEIVVRGQLPACEEDLQALAALRLQSLMGDFSTHAPCPPLDELFPGHMLETRVLLSLSAPQAVPPCQVAAQGCPATQRFPTGLLAGTLWSHTAAAAHKQKVEHDKRLRSRLKEESAAVMSSILERWRDLAGYSRRDSMAAYLTIARQWSGFGCTLYEVDFYISSTGNFSQKLWLGVAATSVSLYKQGESEALESFPYGQICSYGVSDSNTFRITAGDRDLIFETTKLTEIMQLMNAYFSAIHHQRGKGEDPDITITENTEVGFCHLASTPTPTLLELPSHPV, encoded by the exons GCACACTGTCTCACAGTCACCTGTCAAGATGAAAAAACTAATCAGTGAGGAGAAGGAGATGGGACTGGAGGAAGAACCAGAACTTTTAGTGAAAG GCTGGCTGTTGCGGGAGGTGCGAGGCAGCTGGATAAAGCACCGTCGGTACTGGTTTGTGCTGAGCCAGGATTCTCTCGACTACTACACCGGACCAGAGAAAGGCGCTCGCAGACTGGGCACACTTGTTCTTACGAGCCTCTGCTCTGTCATTTGGCCAGACAAGCAGACGTTCAAGGAGACAG GTTACTGGAGCATTACGGTTTATGGACGGAAACACTGCTACAGGCTGTACACCAAGCACTTCAATGAAGCTGTGCACTGGGCTTGTGCCATCCAGAAAATCATTGATACCAAATCCCCCGTGGAAACGCCAACGCAGCTATTGATTCGAGACATCGAG GAGAATAAGTTTAATCCTGAGGTAGTGGAACATATTTACCAGCACAACCCCATCCTCAAGTACACCCAGGGCCCCCTGTATGCTCCTCTGCTGCCTTTCCCTTATGGCAGTCTGGAGCACACAT ATCACAATGGGAAGGGGTATGGCTCGGTGCGCGAGGAGGCCGTGAAGCTCTTTAACtgcctgcagcagctggagtcGGCGCTGGAGCCGGTTCCCATCATCCAGGGCGTGCTGCAGACCTGCCTGGACCTGCGGTCTCTACGCGACGAGGTCTACTGTCAGCTAGTGAAGCAGACCAGCTACACGCCTTCCCCGTATACCGCTGCACATCTCCGTTACTGGCAGCTCCTCACTTGTATGAGCTGCTCCTTTCTGCCTGGGCCCAATGTGCTTAAATACCTGCGATTCCACCTCAAGAG GATCCAGAGCCAAAGTCCCGAATCTGAGATGGATAACTATGCATCATTCATCAGCGAGGCTTTGGAGAAGACAAAATGTCGGGAGTGTGTGCCATCCTGGGAGGAGATCCAGATGCTGATGAATCGACAGGAGATGCTGTGCACGATTCACTATCCAGGCCCTGGATCCTGCCAGCTCTACATCAACTCACACACCACTGCCAATGAG GTGGTCCGAAGGATGCAGGAGAAGCTTGGCCTTGGGGACAGTAGAAACACATTTGCACTGTATGAACAGAATGCACTGTGGGAGCAGCCGGTCCCAGGGAGCGCTCTGATTGCAGACATCCTcaccag cCTCACCACCAAAGAGTCAGAGTCTAAATCCCAGTGGAAACTGTGTTTCAAACTCTACTGCCTGATGGACGCCGACAGTATATCAGTGGACAGCATCGAGTATTTATTCCTCTTTGAGCAG TGCCATGAGATAGTGGTGCGTGGTCAGCTGCCGGCCTGCGAGGAGGACCTGCAGGCTCTAGCTGCCCTGAGGCTTCAGTCCCTGATGGGAGATTTCAGCACTCACGCCCCCTGTCCACCTCTGGATGAGTTGTTCCCTGGTCACATGCTTGAAACCCGAGTTCTTCTGTCTCTTTCGGCCCCGCAGGCCGTCCCACCTTGTCAGGTGGCGGCTCAGGGCTGTCCCGCGACGCAGCGCTTCCCCACCGGCCTCCTGGCAGGGACCCTGTGGAGccacacagctgcagcagcacacaAACAGAAGGTGGAGCACGACAAGCGGCTGCGGAGTCGGCTGAAGGAGGAATCAGCAGCTGTCATGTCTTCCATCTTGGAGCGGTGGAGAGATTTAGCTGGTTATAGCCGCAGGGACAGTATGGCTGCCTACCTCACAATCGCACGCCAGTGGTCAGGCTTTGGATGCACTCTTTACGAAGTGGACTTTTACATT AGCTCAACAGGGAACTTTTCACAGAAGCTGTGGTTGGGCGTAGCTGCTACGTCCGTTTCTCTGTACAAGCAGGGAGAATCAGAAGCGTTGGAGTCTTTCCCTTATGGCCAGATCTGCTCTTACGGCGTGTCTGATAGCAACACCTTCAGGATCACAGCTGGGGATCGGGATCTGATCTTTGAAACCACCAAG CTGACTGAGATCATGCAGCTCATGAATGCGTATTTCAGTGCCATCCATCACCAGCGAGGAAAGGGGGAAGATCCAGACATCACcatcacagaaaacacagaagtggGATTCTGTCACCTGGCCTCGACGCCAACACCCACACTTCTGGAACTGCCCTCTCACCCTGTTTGA